A single genomic interval of Vanessa atalanta chromosome 12, ilVanAtal1.2, whole genome shotgun sequence harbors:
- the LOC125067923 gene encoding uncharacterized protein LOC125067923 produces the protein MVHAGSEAGFIPNGLLMFKSGAKTGDYHDDMNYENYSKWLTSQLIPNLPPRSVVVVDNASYHNTQYNLAPNSNSKKCDMQAWLTEKGISFDPTMYKPQLYELIKTNKENLKNYNIDRLLAQHNHSVLRLPPYHPDLNPIEMAWAAIKGYVSSKNVAWNVTRVMELVKQKVDAMGSSEWQKLCSKVRSIEDDYCKSDHVVDQLTDQLVIQVGDSDSSSSSDWEVFDDDEPGPSTSTNPSTNPRTSTSFADFEGFTPLSDSD, from the coding sequence ATGGTACATGCAGGGTCTGAAGCCGGTTTTATACCAAatggtttattaatgtttaaatccgGAGCCAAAACGGGCGACTATCACGACgacatgaattatgaaaattattccaaATGGTTAACTTCACAATTAATACCAAACCTACCACCGAGATCCGTCGTGGTAGTAGACAATGCATCCTAccataatacacaatataatttggCCCCAAATTCAAACTCCAAGAAATGCGACATGCAAGCCTGGCTGACTGAAAAAGGAATTTCGTTTGATCCAACAATGTACAAGCCACAGTTGTACGAactaataaaaacgaacaaagaaaatttaaaaaattataatatcgatagatTATTAGCACAACACAATCATAGTGTCCTTCGCTTGCCGCCCTATCATCCGGATCTGAACCCCATTGAAATGGCGTGGGCCGCAATCAAAGGTTACGTTAGCAGCAAAAACGTAGCGTGGAACGTCACACGCGTTATGGAACTGGTGAAACAGAAGGTAGATGCTATGGGATCAAGTGAATGGCAAAAGTTATGTTCAAAAGTAAGGTCTATTGAAGACGACTATTGCAAAAGCGACCATGTAGTGGACCAGTTGACAGACCAACTTGTTATTCAAGTGGGAGATTCAGATAGCAGCAGTAGTAGCGATTGGGAAGTCTTTGATGATGACGAACCCGGTCCGAGCACCAGTACCAACCCCAGTACCAATCCAAGAACTTCGACTTCATTTGCTGATTTTGAGGGTTTCACACCGTTGAGTgatagtgattaa